The following DNA comes from Methanosarcina vacuolata Z-761.
TTCTGCGTTTTCTCAAGTGCCAGATGAACAACAGGCATGGAACGACTTAATTAAACTGGCCACTGATAAAGATAGCACTGTGAGAAGCTATGCAAATCATTCTCTTGGAAAAGTTTCCATATTCAAGGCTTCCCAATCAGAAAAAGAAGAAGATTACAAAAATGAATTGGAAAAAGCGATTGATTTTTTTGAAAAGTCAGCAAGAGAATCATCTTACTGGATAAATCCGTCTCGATTTTGCCTCCCCTTCTATCGTTCTTTTCATACAATAATATTCAAAAGACTGGAATCAAAAGAAGAAGTGGACAAATATTTGGTAGAAGCAAAAAATGCCGTTGAAGGTTCAAAGAGTAAAGAATTACTTTTTGAAGCTGTTGAAAACCTTGCAAACGCATTAAAAAAAGTTGAGAATCTCAGAAATTTGAACTTAGAGACAATGAAAGGCGAGATCGGTTTTTATAGACAATACTGTGATCGTGCAGCAGAACTCATGAGAGATACTGAAGAAACAGCACCTTTTGCAACAGTAGCTATGAGAAAGGGGTTGCCTATACTGGACAGAAACCTAAAAGAGCTTCTCGAAGATATTCAAAAGAAAGCAAAAAACGCGTGCAAAGAATCGAAAGGGACCGATGCAGAAGAAATTGCATGTGCTATTAATAGAGAAATCCAAACGTGGGAAATCGGCAGTCAGGAGGAAATGGCTTTTAATGTGGAAAACCTGATTTTTACCTTAGAATCAAATATCCCAAGAATACAAGAGAATCAGTATATTTTCAACAGGATTCAACAAATAAGAGAACAAAAAGATGTTCCCAAACAGTATGGGATCATATCTACTATCATCCCATTGATTCCAAAAATATACATGGAACAAAAAGTGGACGAGCTTGAAAACGATATTAAGGGAATAAAGGAAAAAATAGACTATGTAATCATCTCTCTGAAACCTGGAATAAAAGAAGAAATTGAAATCTCTGTAGGAACTGAAATTTTAGGTACTGGTGTAACACACAAAATTACGATACCCTTGCAGGAAATTTCTTACTCAGAACTGAAAGAAGACCTTGAAAAAATAACGGGAAGAAAAATTGATAAATTATCCAAAGTGCCAAAAAAGTTGGCTAATAAAATCAAGGGTTATTTACTCCTGCATGACAAAGAAGATGTTCTTGAAAAGTTAATTTGAACCCTCTTTTCGCGATATTATTTCTAAGCAGTTGAAAACTGAGACTTTACTTCATTTTAGTTTTCTTATCTAATCATTGTGCTTCCAGCCTGGCCCGTGCGGTCTTGATGGCGCGGTGAAGCCTTTCAGCCAGCAGTTCACGGGACGGTAGTTCTGTTAGATACTCAGCCACATGGATACCAGAACGATTCAACTCCAGCAGCTCGATTTGTTCCTGTTTTTTTCCGGCGCAGAGAATAATCCCAAGAGGTGCCTCTTCTCCCTGTTGACGCTCATATTTATCCAGCCAGCGCAGGTAAAGCTCCATCTGGCCCTTGTACTCGGCTTTGAAATTTCCAAGCTTCAGATCAATAGCGATCAGCCTGTGCAGGGATCGGTGGTAGAAAAGAAGGTCAATGTAAAAATCGTCATTGTCTATCTGGATATGCTGCTGTCTGGCAACGAAGGCGAACCCGGCTCCTAATTCAAGCAAAAAAGATTCCAGTTCACGCAGGATGGCATCCTCAAGGTCTTTTTCAAGATAACGGTCTTTTAGCCCCAGAAAATCGAGGACATATGGATCGCGGAAAACAAGCTCAGGTGTCAGTTGATCCTGTCCTCTCAGAGCAGAGAGTTCGTGACGAATCACTTCTTCCGGCTTACGTGAAATAGCGGTGCGCTCATAAAGCATAGAATCGATACGTTCTTGAAGTGTACGCGTGCTCCATCTTTCGATTCTGCAAATCTCAGCATAGAACTCGCGTTTGAGAGAATCTTCAATAGGTATGAGTATCTTGAAATGTGTCCAGCTTAATTGTCGCCTCAGCGCAGCGACAATTTCCTCATCCGGAAAAGCTTCTGCGAACTGGATCATCCGGCGCAGATTTTTCTCTTCAAATCCCCGGCCAAACTCAGCAGTCAATTCTCTTCCAAGTGAGATGACGATCTCCTGTCCGTATTCCGCCCTCTCCCCTCTGAGGATTTCTTCCAGGATGCGTTTGCCAATATGCCAGTAGAGCGCTGTCAACCCGGCATTAACAGCAGTCGCCACCGCCGAACGGGTTTCTTCTATCATCTGGCGGATATCGTTCACCAGCAGGGACTTATTTAAAGACTGGCCGACCTCCTTCCTGTCTTTACGGTTCATAGCTTTTTTCCCTGTCCCCTATATCTAATTCAGCAGTTATTCTAAAAAGAACTAGTAAAAATAACTAGTGAAGAGAGTTTAATAAAGGCTCACAAACCCTTCCATCCTTTTCTGATAATACAAATACTCCTGGGCATACCCGCAGTAGTGTCCGAAATAGTCCCTTCCCCATTCCCCCATACAGCTCATGTTTGTGCAGGTTTCAAAGTAACTGTCATCTATATGGTAATGCTGGATAATCTGCTTGATGTGAGTATCAACTGGAAAGGCTTCCATTTTATCAAAAGCGAAAAGAAGCACGCAGTCAGCAACCTTTTCCCCAATGCCCCTGAGCCTCATAAGGCGTTCCCGCGCATACCTGTACTCCAGGCGGAAAAGGACGTCAAGGTCCAGCTCGCCCGACGCAACTTCTTCAGCTGCGGCTATTATGTTCTGGGTCCTGAAGCCCAGTTTGCACTTGTCAAGCTCGGCGGGATCGACATTTGCAAGAGTTTCGGGGTCAGGAAAGCTGAAATAGCCTGGCTCGAGTTCCTGCCCGAAAAACCGGCTGAGCAGGCAGATTCGTTTCTGAATTGTGGGGATGTTTGAGGCTGTTGAGAGCATATAGGAGATAAGGCATTCCCAGGGGTCCTGCCGGATCAGCCGCAGACCCCGATATTTGCGGATCGCCCTGTCGATTAGCAGGTCCCGGTTTATGCTTTCGTAGATAGAAGGCATGTTGTCGTCCAGGCGGAAATAGCGAGTAAGAAACTCAGGCTGAAGCTTTGAATCGACAATCAGTTGCCCGTGGTCCTGCGAAAGCCGGATAACCTGATCTCCGACAACGCCTGTCCACCAGTCTCCGTCTCGTACCCATCGGAAGACCTGTCCGCAGTCGAGAGTATGATTAAGGTCAAAAAGTTCGGGTTTAAGCCTGTACGTCCAGCTCAAGCCCCCTGAGAAAAGTACCTGCCGTTAACGTATCTCCCAGCCCGACCGTGGTTACTGGAGACCTGGAAAGCATTGTAGGCAACATGCAAATAATATAATTCTCCCTTAAAGTATAAGCCCCCTGCCCAAGAGTTTTTCCATTAAAAGCCTTAACAAAAGCTGCAATCTGTTCTCTTCCAAACGGGCTCTCCTGAAGTTTCGAAGCTTCCTCTTCCACAAATTTCCGCCCTTCAAGCCTGCCTGAAGCTGCATACACACCTGCACACCTGACTCCGAATTCCAGGGATTCAAGCTTTTCTCGGGCTGCCCTCTGCAAAATTGAACTTTCGGATTCGTCAATTTCAAATTCAGAAACTGCTCTGGAATTAAACTCAAAACCGGTTTTAAACATAGCCAGCACAAATTCCCTGGTATGGATTATAAGCTTCTTAAGCCCGTGCCCTGATGCCAGCCTGAAAGCCGCACTGGATATAGCATCTGCATCCATATGCTGAAGTCTCTCTCCGGAAACGCCGTGTAAATTAGAAAACACTGCAAGCTCGTCTTCATTCATTCCAAGGCTATCGGAAAGTTTTGCAAACTTCAGAAAGACCGAATTTGCAATTTCTTTACTTGCAAAATGTCCGAGTTCCAGGTGAATCTGAAGTTTATTGTTCCTGGTTTTCCAGCTTTTTAGCTGAGAGAAAGTATCATCAAGAATTGTCTTATAAGTGCAGCCATTGGGATAGTTCTCAAGCAGGAGATGAAAACCCGATATGAGTACTCCGTCGAGCTCGCAGGCGTGTTGGAGAGCATACTGCTCAAACGCAGGGTTGACAAAAAGCCTGAGATTCAAATGATCGAAGGTAGCTATGAAGCGGTTTTCCCTCGGAACCCGAACCTCTTTCCCATAAAGGGAAAATGTCTCCCCCTCAGAGAAATCAAATACGAAATGTATGGGCTCCTGGCTGCTGGAAAAGGCACCTTTATTTTCTTCAGGTTCTGTGCTTGCGTTTTCCGTTATCTGCATGAGGGGTTCCGGAAAATAGATCGCCTTTTTTGAAAAGAGAGAAAGCTGGGTTTTAGAGGGAACTGCAACATTCGGTATTACTCTGGAAGCTCCTAGCTGGGAAAGAACATTTGCCATTATTCCTGCATTTCCGCCCATTCTTACGAGGGATTTTCCAAAATAGCGTCTTTTAAGAAACTCGAAAACGGACTGATCAAAAACAAGCCACTCGGCTCCACATCCATTTTTCATACAGTATGTAAGCCCTGCTACAAAATCCGATTCCGAAAAGATTTTTCCGGGAGGGTTCTCGATTTTGTCAAGAATTTCAGCCTCTTCGAAGGTTTCCAGCAGTTCCGACATCTCGGCCCCGCTGATCCTATACACCGAATCTATGTTGACATTATATCCGCAAAGTATATTCATCTAACCAGTTCCTGTATCCCTTAAATAGGAGGCGAGTGGAGGCAAATAAGTGGAGGGCAAATGGATGGAGGGCAAATAAATGGAAGGCAAGTGGAAGGCAAATGAGTGGAAGGCAAATGTACAACTTTGGATACGTCAAAGAGAATTTATTTTCATGCCTGATCCTGTTTCATTCTTGCAAGCATGGCTGCAAAAGCTCCTGCCGAGATTGCATCACCTATCCCGACTGTTGCTTTGGGCTTATCTACCACCTTGGAAGGAATTAAAACCGCATCATGGTCAGACCCATAAAGATATCCGTATTCGAACTCCTCATGAGTACAGAGTTTCTTCCCTACACAGTAAACCCTGAAGTTCTCCAGGTCTTCTATGCCTTTACTTGAAACCGGAACCTCCAATCCTGCTTCTACGTCCTCAAGGTTCTCAATTTTTCCTTTAAGGGCTTTGGCACCGGCCAGAGTTGAGGAAAAGAGCAGAGCATCCCTGTGTTCTTTAAGTGTAAGAGGATGGCCTTTTGCAAGGACACAAATGTAAAAGCCAAGAGAATGAACATGGACCCTTTCAAGCGACAGGTCCTTTAAAAGCTGAACAGCTCCATGGTAAAGAGAGGTTATCCCGGTCTCTTCTTTTCTTATCACGGAATAAGAGAGTTCTTCATGCCCCAGGACGTTCAGGGCATTTGCCACTTCTACGGTATCAAGGCCCAGGGAATGAACATGTTTGGCGACAATTTCGGTCAGGATAGCCTTTCTTATTACCCTGTTCTGAATGGATGTAAGTTCTACATGAATGCGGAGTTCAGGATTTAGAGCCTTGAGTTTCTCAATAGCTTTCACGGAATGAGAAACATAGTCCTTATACGTAGACCCATCCTCGTACTGCTCTTTTATCATCTGATAACCTGAAAGCATTGCCCCGTCAATCGGAAAGAGTGAATCGAGGTGCTCATAGATTTCCCTGTCCATGTCAAGGCGTATCCATTTCGGGCGGGAAGAAATTATAAGGCGGTTATCTCTCGGGATCTGGAATTTGCTTCCACCGCAGGTTACGTCCATGCCTTTGGAATACTCAAAAATCCAGTTGACTTTTGACTCGGTTCCGGGTTTGAAGGCTTCTCGCGGGGGTTTAAGTACAACCTTTCCATCTTCTACCTTAGGGTGCAGAAGATTGTCAGAAGCCACAAAATATTCTGCCTGTTCTTCGGAAAGCCAGGGAATATACGCCACCACTTTTTTTATTTCAAGGCGGGCAAGAAGATTGGAAATTATTCCTGCCTGGCCGCCCATGCGTGCATAGTCAAAACCCAGGTGCTCTTTCAGCCATTCATGAGTATCCGAGGTATGGGTCGGAATTTCAGCGGCTTTACCCTCTCGCATGGAAATCAGCAGGCGAGCCATGAAATCAAGAGGCTCTTTTATTTCTCTTGGGTATGTTTCAACTCTTGCCTGAATCTCAGCCTCATTAAAAAGCCCCATAAGCATAGACAGTTCTTTGTCTGTAAGGTGCTTGATAGCATCAATATTACTGTTGTAAGCTACAAACATGCCTTCCAGATAAGGAAGGGCTTTTTTGACATCGTAAAAAGCATCATTGTAACGCTGTTCCCATTCTTGTATATCCACTTGAGAAACCCCCTGGAAATATAGATATGAACCTGAAATAATTTTCAGGGACTAGGGGAAAACCCGGATTTTTCCCGAAGTAACTTCATTTATATTTCGAATTAATCTTGTTTACATTTTTTATTTCCTTTCACCTGTTTTTCAGCCTGTATATCATTCCTGTAGTCAGTCCTGTTTTTCGGTCCTGCTTTTTTAGTCCTGTATCAGTCCTGCTTTTTTAGTCCTGTATCAGTCCTGTATTTTCAGTCCTGTGCCAGTCCTGTTTTTCCAGTCCTGTACTGCAGTAAGTTATATACTGGCTTTAAGCCTGTATTCAATATTGTATTAAGTATTCAACACTGTATTCAACACTGAACTAAACACTGCATTAAGTCGTATATTCTGCGTTAATCCTGACATAGTCATAGGTCAGGTCGCAACCCCAGGCTGTTGCCTGTTCCTCTCCCAGATTGAGGTTAAGGGTAATGACAATTTCTTCATTTGCCATTATTTTTTTCAAAAGCTCGAGATCCGAAGAACTGGAAATCTCGCCGGAATTTACAAGTTCAACCTCTTCTCCTCCTCCTGAGAAAGAGAGAGAAAGCATTTCCTGTTCAAGTTCGGCACCTGAGTAGCCTGCGGCGGCTACAACCCTTCCCCAGTTTGGGTCCTTTCCGAAAATTGCGGACTTAACCAGAGGAGAACGTACAATTGCCTTTGCAACAAGTTTAGCGTCCTCGTGTGTTTTTGCGCCAACTACCCTGGCTTCAATAAGTTTTGTAGCTCCTTCTCCGTCTTTTGCCATTTTCTTCGCAAGCTCGGTGAAGACGTAAATCAGCCCCTCCTCAAAGTCATCCAGACAATCCATACAGGGCTTGACTCCAGACTTGCAGGTGGAAGTAAGGAGGACCATGTCGTTTGTGCTTGTATCCCCGTCAACCACGACCATATTGAAAGTTTTATCCACTGCTATTCTGAGAGCAGCATCCAGTACGTCGGCAGGCACTTTCGCATCGGTATATGCAAAACAGAGCATAGTTCCCATATTGGGTTCAATCATCCCCGAACCTTTGGCAATTGCTCCTATCCTGATCCCGCAGTCCATCTCAATAGCTGCTTCTTTTACAACCCTATCCGTGGTCATCATTGCTTTTGCAGCTTCACGGCTGCACTCAGGAGAACTGCCCAGCCCTTTGAGGACTTCAGGGAGATGTTCCGCGATTAAGGAGACATCAAGCCTTCTGCCAATTACTCCTGTCGAGGCAACTGCAACCGTGTCAGCTTCAAGACCAAGCTTCTGGGCAAGTACGGATGCCATTTCCATCGCATCCAGAAAGCCGTCATCGCCTGTAAAGGCGTTTGCGTTTCCACTATTTACAATTACTCCCGAAAGACGGTGATGAGTATCGATTACTCCCTTACTAAGGGTAACCGGAGCTGCTGTGACCTTATTTTTTGTAAAAACGCCTGCTGCAGGCCCCTGTGCAAGAATGACAGTCAATCCCATTTTTCCGGTTTTAATTCCGTTTGCAGATACACCCTTTACTGCACAGATTCCACCTTCTATTTCCTTCATGAAAGACTCTCCTTTTTCCTCAGAGCTTTGCAAGACCTTCGATAATATCGCCGCGAGTAATTATCCCCACCACGCGGTTGTCCTCAGTTACAGGAAGCCTGTTGATCCTGTGCCTTATCATATGCTCGGATGCCTCTTCAACAGATGCCTCGGAAGAGATTGTGTGCACATCCCTTATCATAATCTCTTCTATCTTTGTGGAACCCACATCAGAGAGCATCTTCTTTGTTTCCTCCCAGCCAAGGAGTTCCCTGATAGGAACCTCAATAACCTCAAAGGGGCTTGGAAGCCAGAGTTCCCCCTTTTCGGGGAGTATCAGCAGTTTTAGCAGGTCCGCTTCACTTATGATTCCCACAAGCTCTTCACCGTCAAGGACAGGTGCTCCACTGATATTGTTTTCCTTCAGGACTCTTGCCGCTTCCCGGACTGTATCATCAGGCTTGCAGAAAACAACGTTCGGGTTCATGACATCTTTTACATTCATCTGACTATACCCCTTGAGACAAATTCTATTCTTTAATTTAATCCGTCACCAGTTATATTTTCTTGCTTTGGTTAAGTTTACGGAGCTGCAGCAGGCAGCCAGAGCCCAGATTTCTCGTCCAGTCCGAACATAAGGTTCATATTCTGGATAGCCTGTCCGGAAGCACCTTTGACCAGGTTATCGATTGCAGAGAGCACGACAACCCTGTTATTTTCCTTATCTGCTTCAAAGCTTATATCACAGAAGTTAGAACCTCTGACTGCGGTTAAGGAAGGAACTCCTGAGGGGAACCTTATAAACGGCCTGTCCCTGTAAAATTCCTCGTAAATTGTCTTTAAGTCGTCCGCGGAGAGAGGTTCTTTTGTAAAGAGGTGAGCAGTTGTAAAGATCCCCCTGATAGATGGAATTACATGGGGAGTGAAATTAATGTTCCTGAGCTTTCCATCAAGCCCGGTCAGTTCCTGGACAATTTCAGCCCTATGCCTGTGAGCTGTAAGTTTGTATGGGATGATATTTTCCGCCAGGTTTGGATAATGTGAGTTTTGAGTGGGTGAGATCCCAGCTCCTGAGATTCCTGTTTTGGAATCAAAAACCGCAATATCGATAAGTCCAGCTGCTGCAAGCGGGGCTGCTGAAAGGGTTGCCCCTGTAGGAAAACACCCCGGGTTTGCCACGAAATTCTCTTCTGCGACTTCAGGGTGGAGCTCTACAAGCCCGTAAACGGCATTTCTCGGGTCGCTATGCTTTATCCCGTAGATTTTCTCAAATTCTGAGGTTTCAAGCCTGTAGTCCGCGCTAAGGTCAACAACCTTAGTGTTGCCGTCAAGCAGTTCAGGTACATAGTTCATACCAGTTCCGTGAGGTACTGCAAGAAAAACTACGTCACAGCGCTCCCTTATATCTTCAGAGTCAGGATTTTCATATTTCAGGTTGAGAAAACCTTCAAGATGCCTGTGAGTGCTCGTTACAGGCTTCCCTGCAAGGCTTCGGGAAGTTGCCAGCTCTACCTTGACATTCGAGTGGTTAATGAGCAAGCGCAGGAGTTCTCCTCCCGTATATCCCGAAGCTCCTATTATTCCAGCCTTAATCATAAGTGTCACTGCCTGTGTAATACTAATACAAGATAATTAAATTTGTTATTGAAAAAAACAAATATAAAATCTGTTTCTGTTATTAATTGATGTAATGAGGTCTGCTAGAAAAGCTGGTTCCGGCTACAGCACCATACCTTTTTTCGTAAGCACAGTTTTTTAAAGGAGAGCTCAACTTGTAATCAATATCATTAGATATTCTTTACATAACCGATCTATAAAGGAAATTAAATTGAACTTCTGCAATAAAATTACAAATTGAGTTAGATATGCGCTTTTATAATTAAATTACAAAGTAAATTGGATATGTTGAGTTAGATATGAATATGTTGAGTTAAAGATACTTCTTCAACTTCTCAATAAACAGATCTCAAGTGAAATCTGCTTTGATAATCGAAATTTTTCCTGAAAGCTTCTGCCTGGATTCCAAACTTACTGCTGATTGTCTACTTTCGTAAAGGATAAGAAGTTTACTTTTCCCGGTTCAGGGCATCTAGCTAGAAGACGCTAATCATAAGGAAGCCTTATAGTGGAAACTCCCCAAATTTATCAGTAAATTTAATTATGAAGGTTTTTTCACAAATTTGTCAGTAAATTTAATTATGGAAGTTTTTTCACAAATTTATTAGTAAATTAAATTGTGCAGGTTTTCTTTCCGAATTCTAGAGAGAACGACTCATATAATTTTAAATCAGTAAGATTTAAATTTTTTAATATATAAGTATATTCCAGATGAAAATTGCTAAGGCACTTAGCGCCGGAAATTGGAAGTTTACAGGTAAATGATTTTATCTTTGGAGACTATCTTACTATAGGAAAATTTGCGACATACCCTTTAAGTGTCAGGAAGAAAAAATCATGAACAGAAAGAAGACAGTCTATCTTGCAGGTCCCCTCTTCAGCCATGCAGAACTCGATTATAACGGTAGATTGAGGGATTTGCTGCTCAGTAAAGGATTTTTGGTTTTTTTACCACAGGAAGATGCAGAGGATACGGTAGATGAACGCGAAAAACAAAATCAGGAGTGTATTTTCAATAAATGTGTGGAAGGTCTGGACGGTTCTGACATTGTAGTTGCAGTTCTGGATGGTGTGGATGTAGACTCAGGAACTGCCTGGGAGATAGGCTACGCTTATGCAAAAGAAAAGCCTGTCATCGGTATTCGAACCGATTTTAGGTCTCTCTCCGATGGGATTGTTAACCTTATGGTAGAGATGGCTATAGTCTCCCTTGCAAAGGATGAAGACGAACTGCTGAAAATGATAGAAAAATTCCGGTAACTTTAGTGGCTGACTTCTAACTGTCTCTGTTCCCGAACTTTTAGGTCCCAACTTTTCTTTGATCCCATTTTTCTTTGGTCTCATTTTTCTTTGATCCCATTTTTCTTTGATCCCATTTTTCTTTGGTCTCATTTTTCTTTGGTCTCATTTTTCTTTGGTCTCATTTTTCTTTGATCCCAACTTTCCTTTGGTCCCACTTTTCTTTGATCCCAATTTTTCTTTAGTCCCAATTTTTCTTTGCTCGGAGCTACTTGTGACCCGAACTACTTTTTCCGTTTATCAGAATTTACTCTTGAAGACAAAATCACAGATAACATATCAGGAAATCAAAGTTATGCTGGTGCACCCTGTTGCTTGCATGGGCATGTTTGTGCTACCGCTCTAAATATGGAGTTTAAAGGAACTACTAACCTTTAGAGTTCTGACTGAATAACCTTGACTCCAGAGTGAAACCGGCTTAATAAAAGATGAAGCAAAATGTTCAGGCTTTGAAAGCCTAATGCATAGGCTTATTTTTTCTCGACCTCAAACTTTGATATCTCCAGGAACCAGTAGCTTCCCCTTAAGACCATTTCACTCTCTATGACCTTTATTTTGTTTTTGAACAACGGGCTGTCAGTAACAAAGGTATGGAATTCCCCGTTTTCACCACATGGATCGATTGAAGGATTGTGATTTTTCAGGTCGCGTATGAAATTTTCATCTATTTTTCGGCCCAGCCACTCTTTCCCTAGCAAATCGGCTTTGACGCTGAGCAGGATCACCTCAAACCCAGAATTTATGAGGTCATTTATGATCTGTTCGGAATTACTCTGCCAGAGAGGCATTATTAACTCAAGGCCCAGGTCCCCGCATATCCTGTCTACGAGTTTTTCGTGTGTGCCGATATGCCCGAAAACAGCCCCGTCTATTTTCTCCCCACTATCCATTAAATTACGGACCACTGTTTTGAATTCCTGTTCATATGAAACAAAGTCTTTATGGATAAGAGGAATTCCAAGCGCCTCAGACTGTACATAAACCAGGTCAGGACTGATGTCATGGGAGCCGCGCCTCTGAATTTCCCTGAAGTTCAGGAGATGGGAAACCTCAAAACCTTCCGAGATTGCCCTGTAACATGCAAGACAACCGTCTTTTCCTCCTGTCCATGAAACAACCACCCTGCCTTTGTCACTTTTGCTTTCATCAATCTTGCTTTCATCGATATTGCTTTCATCGATCCTGGCTGAAGTTGGATTGGTTCTCATCTTCCATATACATGCACAATTTGAAAAAAAGTCTTTTGTTTTTCACCGGCTGTCTCTCCGAAATTCCTCAAAACCTGTTAGGCCAAGTTTCTTCCCTACATCAGCAAATATGCCCTTAAGGATTAGTTTGAAAGCACACTTACCCGTAGGCGGAAAAAAGAGAATGAAAAGGAGTTATAAAGATGCCCTTTATATCAATGAAGTGTTAAAACCCTCTTTTTAAATTAAATATGTAATTACATCTGAATTGGAATTAGTTGAGAAAAGATCAGTTGCAGAAGCTAGAATCTATAACGATTATTAGGTAAAAAAATTTTAATATAGAATGCCCAACATAATAACTACTGGAGGTTAAAATAGTGACCTTTGTGAACGGATATAATTTCACAAAAGTGAAAACTTCACATGGGCCTGATATGTACGTCTCCAGATATGGGAAGCTGGTAAAGATCGTTCCATTCAGTCCACAAGTGGAGTTCTCCGACAAATACACCAATGACTTGATCCACCAAATCGAGTCAGTGGAGTGAAATAATAGCAAATTTTTCCGACTTTTTCTTTTTGATTCGGACCTATTTTTATGAAAGCCTTTTTTTCAGGCCGAAGCTCGCTCGGTCTGGCATTTTTTAGACTATTTTCACTATATATATAACTTGTGTTTACCTACATTTTTTATATACAGTTCTTGCTTTCAGGCATTTTCAGGAGCTTTCAGCTTAGAGCACCTTGTTTATGAAAGCATTTGTTAACTTTACATAGGTAAAAGAAGTCTTAACAAATAGAAATCCGGTAAACTAATCTTCAATTATAGGGAAAAGAATAAATGTTAGAAACTAAGGAAAACCATCAAGTTGCTCCGGAAATAAGAAAAATCAATAAATTGATCCAAAAGAGAAAATAAAGTCGATATATTAATTAAAAATGAAAATTAAAGTTGATAAATTGGTTAAAAATAGAAATAAAAGTCAATAACTTGATACAAAAAAGAAATGAAAGTCGATAATTTGATCCAAAAGAGAAAGGAAAGTTGATAAATTGATCCGAAGCTACAGGAAAACCGACCTTGAAGAAATGGTAAGAATCTGGTATGAAGCCTCCGTTATTGCCCATTTCTTTATCCCGGCCTCATTCTGGGCTTCGCAAAAGAACGCAATGAAAGAGAAGTACCTTCCACTCGCTGAAAACTTTATTTTTGAGGACGAAGGGCAGATTGCAGGATTCATCTCCCTTGTTGGAGAACACGTCTGCGCCCTCTTCGTAGTGCCGGAAATGCAGGGTCAAGGAATCGGCACGGCTCTTCTCGAACATGCAAAGACCCTGAAAGGAAGGTTATCCCTAAAAGTTTACAGAGAAAACAAGAGTGCACTTCACTTTTATGAAAAGTGCGGGTTTGT
Coding sequences within:
- the argJ gene encoding bifunctional ornithine acetyltransferase/N-acetylglutamate synthase; translation: MKEIEGGICAVKGVSANGIKTGKMGLTVILAQGPAAGVFTKNKVTAAPVTLSKGVIDTHHRLSGVIVNSGNANAFTGDDGFLDAMEMASVLAQKLGLEADTVAVASTGVIGRRLDVSLIAEHLPEVLKGLGSSPECSREAAKAMMTTDRVVKEAAIEMDCGIRIGAIAKGSGMIEPNMGTMLCFAYTDAKVPADVLDAALRIAVDKTFNMVVVDGDTSTNDMVLLTSTCKSGVKPCMDCLDDFEEGLIYVFTELAKKMAKDGEGATKLIEARVVGAKTHEDAKLVAKAIVRSPLVKSAIFGKDPNWGRVVAAAGYSGAELEQEMLSLSFSGGGEEVELVNSGEISSSSDLELLKKIMANEEIVITLNLNLGEEQATAWGCDLTYDYVRINAEYTT
- a CDS encoding CBS domain-containing protein, whose translation is MNVKDVMNPNVVFCKPDDTVREAARVLKENNISGAPVLDGEELVGIISEADLLKLLILPEKGELWLPSPFEVIEVPIRELLGWEETKKMLSDVGSTKIEEIMIRDVHTISSEASVEEASEHMIRHRINRLPVTEDNRVVGIITRGDIIEGLAKL
- the argC gene encoding N-acetyl-gamma-glutamyl-phosphate reductase — protein: MIKAGIIGASGYTGGELLRLLINHSNVKVELATSRSLAGKPVTSTHRHLEGFLNLKYENPDSEDIRERCDVVFLAVPHGTGMNYVPELLDGNTKVVDLSADYRLETSEFEKIYGIKHSDPRNAVYGLVELHPEVAEENFVANPGCFPTGATLSAAPLAAAGLIDIAVFDSKTGISGAGISPTQNSHYPNLAENIIPYKLTAHRHRAEIVQELTGLDGKLRNINFTPHVIPSIRGIFTTAHLFTKEPLSADDLKTIYEEFYRDRPFIRFPSGVPSLTAVRGSNFCDISFEADKENNRVVVLSAIDNLVKGASGQAIQNMNLMFGLDEKSGLWLPAAAP
- a CDS encoding nucleoside 2-deoxyribosyltransferase — translated: MNRKKTVYLAGPLFSHAELDYNGRLRDLLLSKGFLVFLPQEDAEDTVDEREKQNQECIFNKCVEGLDGSDIVVAVLDGVDVDSGTAWEIGYAYAKEKPVIGIRTDFRSLSDGIVNLMVEMAIVSLAKDEDELLKMIEKFR
- a CDS encoding Dph6-related ATP pyrophosphatase, which translates into the protein MRTNPTSARIDESNIDESKIDESKSDKGRVVVSWTGGKDGCLACYRAISEGFEVSHLLNFREIQRRGSHDISPDLVYVQSEALGIPLIHKDFVSYEQEFKTVVRNLMDSGEKIDGAVFGHIGTHEKLVDRICGDLGLELIMPLWQSNSEQIINDLINSGFEVILLSVKADLLGKEWLGRKIDENFIRDLKNHNPSIDPCGENGEFHTFVTDSPLFKNKIKVIESEMVLRGSYWFLEISKFEVEKK
- a CDS encoding N-acetyltransferase, with the protein product MIRSYRKTDLEEMVRIWYEASVIAHFFIPASFWASQKNAMKEKYLPLAENFIFEDEGQIAGFISLVGEHVCALFVVPEMQGQGIGTALLEHAKTLKGRLSLKVYRENKSALHFYEKCGFVATGEEVDEYTSCVQILMKWE